A region of Streptomyces sp. R44 DNA encodes the following proteins:
- a CDS encoding carbohydrate ABC transporter permease, with protein sequence MRSEHGSSGPVRRIATAFVWCVVAADLLLILWIALTSVRGSADILHEAFGLPLPPHFDNYAKAFDEGGFGPAALNSVVVSTLSSLVAVALAAPCAYALARRRTRTSSALTMTFAMGLGVPGQVLVVPLFVGMAQVDLTDDQFGLTLVYVGLAMPFTVFMLTGFFSGIPAVLEEAAALDGAGPLRSFVQVVLPVARGGLITAFLLQFISAWNETLFALVLTHSQEQITLPVALASFVAAAQLNGLDYGTMFAGVCIILAPMIALFSWMGTRIIQGMTVGIGK encoded by the coding sequence ATGCGAAGCGAACACGGGTCGTCCGGCCCGGTGAGACGGATCGCGACGGCGTTCGTCTGGTGCGTGGTGGCCGCGGACCTCCTGCTGATCCTCTGGATCGCGCTGACTTCCGTGCGGGGCAGCGCCGACATCCTGCACGAGGCCTTCGGGCTTCCCCTCCCGCCCCACTTCGACAACTACGCGAAGGCGTTCGACGAGGGCGGGTTCGGGCCCGCCGCGCTCAACAGCGTCGTCGTCTCGACGTTGTCGTCCCTGGTGGCCGTCGCGCTCGCCGCGCCGTGCGCCTACGCCCTCGCGCGCCGCCGCACGCGGACCTCGTCCGCGCTCACGATGACCTTCGCGATGGGTCTGGGCGTGCCCGGGCAGGTCCTCGTGGTCCCGCTCTTCGTCGGCATGGCCCAAGTGGACCTCACGGACGACCAGTTCGGATTGACCCTCGTCTACGTCGGCCTGGCGATGCCCTTCACCGTCTTCATGCTGACGGGCTTCTTCTCCGGCATCCCCGCCGTACTGGAGGAGGCCGCGGCCCTGGACGGCGCGGGACCGCTGCGCTCCTTCGTCCAGGTCGTGCTCCCGGTGGCACGCGGCGGACTGATCACCGCCTTCCTCCTGCAGTTCATCAGCGCCTGGAACGAGACCCTGTTCGCCCTCGTCCTGACGCACAGCCAGGAACAGATCACGCTGCCGGTCGCGCTCGCGTCGTTCGTCGCCGCCGCGCAGCTCAACGGGCTCGACTACGGAACGATGTTCGCCGGAGTCTGCATCATCCTCGCCCCGATGATCGCGCTGTTCTCCTGGATGGGGACGCGGATCATCCAGGGCATGACCGTGGGGATCGGCAAATGA
- a CDS encoding ABC transporter substrate-binding protein, translating to MRRSTLPTVTRTVGALTATALVFGLSACGGDSDGGGDAKSFTYWSMWRAEEPQAQVLKASIAEFTKSTGIKVEVDWVGRDVSKKIGPAIAANQAPDLWDQANDAIYGAVASAGQARDLSSVLSAQVPGENVPVAQVIPAKYFDMLPKDPGGSNHYVIPYEVATTGLYYNAADPDISAAMPSAPTDWAGLIKVCDTLKARKKPCFASEGEDYWTNGLYLDYLLNAGGVDVNKLAADKSGATWDDPAVLTAAQQVEQVVKGGYLIPGYDATKYPAQQTNWAGGKAGFLMNGSWVTAEVAKQVPATWKFGSILPPGTKSADATLFGFSIPKKAKHAEPAEKFIAFFMQKEQMAGMATTALNITPREDIPAPAGLEAAQKALSGASVRLPFDGVAGEWPAKVFSQNYLDLWHGKTTAAQYVAKSRADQVSYWKTQG from the coding sequence ATGCGTAGATCCACCCTGCCCACGGTCACCCGTACCGTGGGAGCCCTCACCGCCACCGCCCTCGTCTTCGGGCTCAGCGCGTGCGGCGGCGACTCGGACGGCGGCGGCGACGCGAAGAGCTTCACCTACTGGTCGATGTGGCGGGCGGAGGAGCCGCAGGCGCAGGTGCTGAAGGCGTCGATCGCCGAGTTCACCAAGTCGACGGGGATCAAGGTGGAGGTCGACTGGGTCGGCCGTGACGTCTCGAAGAAGATCGGACCGGCGATCGCCGCGAACCAGGCCCCCGACCTGTGGGACCAGGCCAATGACGCGATCTACGGCGCCGTCGCCTCGGCCGGCCAGGCCCGCGACCTGTCCTCCGTCCTCTCCGCGCAGGTGCCCGGCGAGAACGTCCCGGTCGCGCAGGTCATCCCGGCCAAGTACTTCGACATGCTGCCGAAGGACCCGGGCGGCTCGAACCACTACGTCATCCCGTACGAGGTGGCCACGACCGGCCTCTACTACAACGCGGCGGACCCGGACATCAGCGCGGCCATGCCGAGCGCCCCGACGGACTGGGCCGGCCTGATCAAGGTCTGCGACACCCTCAAGGCCAGGAAGAAGCCCTGTTTCGCCTCCGAGGGCGAGGACTACTGGACCAACGGCCTCTACCTCGACTACCTGCTGAACGCGGGCGGCGTCGACGTGAACAAGCTCGCCGCGGACAAGTCCGGTGCCACCTGGGACGACCCGGCGGTGCTCACGGCCGCGCAACAGGTCGAGCAGGTCGTCAAGGGCGGGTACCTCATCCCCGGCTACGACGCGACCAAGTACCCGGCGCAGCAGACCAACTGGGCCGGCGGCAAGGCCGGCTTCCTCATGAACGGCAGCTGGGTCACCGCCGAGGTGGCCAAGCAGGTTCCCGCCACGTGGAAGTTCGGCTCGATCCTGCCGCCCGGGACGAAGAGCGCGGACGCGACGCTGTTCGGCTTCTCGATCCCGAAGAAGGCGAAGCACGCCGAGCCGGCCGAGAAGTTCATCGCCTTCTTCATGCAGAAGGAGCAGATGGCCGGCATGGCGACGACCGCGCTCAACATCACGCCCCGCGAGGACATCCCGGCCCCGGCCGGTCTCGAGGCCGCACAGAAGGCCCTGAGCGGCGCGAGCGTCCGCCTGCCCTTCGACGGCGTCGCCGGCGAGTGGCCCGCCAAGGTATTCAGCCAGAACTACCTCGACCTGTGGCACGGCAAGACCACCGCCGCGCAGTACGTCGCCAAGTCCAGGGCCGACCAGGTCTCGTACTGGAAGACCCAGGGCTGA
- a CDS encoding DUF5107 domain-containing protein, with product MTSTLRTDVLRIEGAADPVGTLPILHGISSYTAEGAGIDDEMRRSLAYGAPHTLLPYTRQNGYDRVRTARELPTVVLENETLTATFLPGYGGRLWSLIHRPTGRELLHRNPVLQPANLALRDAWLAGGVEWNLGTTGHWPLTCEPLHAVRVTAPDGTPVLRMFAFERLRGLLLRMDAWLPASSPVLLVHVAVHNPAEEEAPVYWWSNIAVPEHPDVRVLAPAGHAFHCDYVSELKRVEFPVAEAEDRSYPGRAARAADYFLDVPNGERRWIAALDAGGTGLVQTSTDRLRGRKLFCWGTSTGGKHWQEWLSGPDASYLEIQAGLARTQLEHLPMPGGATWSWVEAYGLLEADPEAVHGSWDEARWAVADALDRLVPATELDRALAEADGFGEPEAVLAEGSGWAALEIEAGRFPASPLLPFGAPGAEQEPWRQLLATGTLPVSEPPAAPVTGAHWRRLLEKAAHDWHALYHLGLVRLADGEREAACDAWRHSLAERRTPWVLRALAFLAESSAAAADLMAEAHRLRPELFELTVEVLDTLLRAGRPKEALAVIEALPEPARGHGRVRLAEATAAHALEDEERVRRLLAEGIRVDNMREGEVSLDRLWLAVHPGEPVPPEYDFRMTED from the coding sequence ATGACCTCGACACTGCGCACCGACGTCCTGCGGATCGAGGGGGCCGCCGATCCGGTCGGCACGCTGCCGATCCTGCACGGCATCTCCTCGTACACCGCGGAGGGCGCCGGGATCGACGACGAGATGCGTCGCAGCCTCGCGTACGGAGCACCGCACACCCTGCTGCCGTACACCCGGCAGAACGGCTACGACCGCGTGCGCACCGCGCGGGAACTGCCCACCGTGGTCCTGGAGAACGAGACCCTGACGGCGACTTTCCTGCCCGGTTACGGCGGGAGGCTCTGGTCCCTGATCCACCGCCCGACCGGCCGGGAGCTGCTGCACCGCAACCCCGTCCTCCAGCCGGCCAACCTCGCCCTGCGCGATGCCTGGCTGGCCGGGGGTGTGGAGTGGAACCTCGGCACGACCGGCCACTGGCCGCTGACCTGCGAGCCGCTGCACGCGGTGCGGGTCACCGCACCGGACGGCACGCCGGTCCTGCGGATGTTCGCCTTCGAGCGGCTGCGCGGGCTGCTGCTGCGGATGGACGCCTGGTTGCCGGCGAGCTCCCCGGTCCTCCTCGTCCACGTCGCCGTGCACAACCCGGCCGAGGAGGAGGCCCCCGTCTACTGGTGGTCGAACATCGCCGTGCCGGAGCACCCGGACGTGCGGGTGCTCGCCCCGGCCGGCCACGCCTTCCACTGCGACTACGTCAGCGAGCTGAAGCGGGTGGAGTTCCCCGTCGCCGAGGCCGAGGACCGCAGCTACCCGGGCCGGGCCGCCCGCGCCGCGGACTACTTCCTCGACGTCCCGAACGGCGAACGCCGCTGGATCGCCGCGCTCGACGCGGGCGGTACGGGCCTGGTCCAGACGTCCACGGACCGGCTGCGCGGCCGCAAGCTCTTCTGCTGGGGCACGTCCACGGGCGGCAAGCACTGGCAGGAGTGGCTCTCCGGACCGGACGCGTCCTACCTGGAGATCCAGGCCGGGCTCGCCCGTACCCAGCTGGAGCACCTGCCGATGCCCGGGGGTGCGACCTGGTCGTGGGTCGAGGCGTACGGGCTCCTGGAGGCCGACCCCGAGGCCGTGCACGGCAGCTGGGACGAGGCCCGGTGGGCCGTGGCCGACGCCCTGGACCGGCTGGTCCCCGCCACGGAGCTCGACCGTGCCCTGGCCGAGGCCGACGGGTTCGGCGAGCCCGAGGCCGTGCTCGCGGAGGGATCCGGCTGGGCCGCCCTGGAGATCGAGGCGGGCCGCTTCCCCGCCTCTCCCCTGCTGCCGTTCGGGGCCCCGGGTGCCGAGCAGGAGCCCTGGCGCCAGCTGCTCGCGACCGGCACCCTGCCGGTCAGTGAGCCACCGGCCGCTCCCGTCACCGGAGCCCACTGGCGGAGGCTCCTGGAGAAGGCGGCGCACGACTGGCACGCCCTGTACCACCTGGGCCTGGTCCGGCTGGCCGACGGCGAGCGGGAGGCCGCGTGCGACGCCTGGCGGCACTCGCTCGCCGAGCGGCGGACGCCGTGGGTCCTGAGGGCCCTGGCCTTCCTGGCCGAATCGTCCGCCGCGGCCGCTGATCTGATGGCCGAGGCGCACCGGCTGCGTCCGGAGCTGTTCGAGCTGACCGTCGAGGTGCTGGACACGCTGCTGCGGGCCGGGCGCCCGAAGGAGGCGCTCGCGGTCATCGAGGCGTTGCCCGAACCGGCCCGCGGCCACGGCCGGGTCCGCCTCGCCGAGGCGACGGCCGCGCACGCCCTGGAGGACGAGGAGCGGGTCCGGCGGCTGCTCGCCGAGGGCATCCGGGTCGACAACATGCGCGAGGGCGAGGTCTCGCTGGACCGGCTGTGGCTCGCTGTGCATCCAGGAGAGCCCGTACCCCCGGAGTACGACTTCCGCATGACGGAAGACTGA
- a CDS encoding carbohydrate ABC transporter permease, with protein sequence MTTTLHDRPRTDAVRGAARASRRHGIGPRARQQRHMFLPFTAPAIIAYAVLFLAPVGYAIWTSLYKWDGMGEMEWRGLKNYQLLLEDPFFRTSLVNTLKLMVIGGTLTFAISFLLTLVLREMKARLFARSVLFFPCLVNGMVFGIAAGFLFSPDGPVNKALHFLGVTTPPKWLSTDNLLPMILGTLIWTATGYYTAIIMAAVDQIPPHLYEAAELDGANAFQRFRHVTLPCAWDVISVCAVLWTVSSVKIFELILLFGGTSSSYPPAQSWNTALYVYTQAFPQATTPRLGMATAAALVSLLMVTVVTVVMRRLMRREPLEY encoded by the coding sequence GTGACCACCACGCTCCACGACCGCCCCCGGACGGACGCCGTCCGGGGCGCCGCCCGGGCCTCCCGACGCCATGGCATCGGCCCCCGGGCCCGTCAGCAGCGCCACATGTTCCTGCCGTTCACCGCACCCGCGATCATCGCCTACGCCGTCCTGTTCCTCGCTCCGGTCGGATACGCGATCTGGACCAGCCTGTACAAGTGGGACGGCATGGGCGAGATGGAGTGGCGCGGGCTCAAGAACTACCAGCTGCTCCTCGAGGACCCGTTCTTCCGGACTTCGCTGGTCAACACCCTGAAACTGATGGTGATCGGCGGGACACTCACCTTCGCGATCAGCTTCCTGCTGACCCTCGTCCTGCGTGAGATGAAGGCCCGGCTCTTCGCCAGGTCCGTGCTGTTCTTCCCCTGCCTGGTCAACGGCATGGTCTTCGGGATCGCCGCGGGGTTCCTGTTCTCCCCGGACGGTCCGGTCAACAAGGCGCTGCACTTCCTCGGGGTCACGACGCCGCCGAAGTGGCTGTCGACGGACAACCTGCTGCCGATGATCCTCGGCACGCTGATCTGGACCGCGACCGGCTACTACACGGCGATCATCATGGCCGCCGTCGACCAGATCCCGCCCCACCTCTACGAGGCCGCCGAACTCGACGGCGCGAACGCCTTCCAGCGCTTCCGCCATGTGACCCTGCCGTGCGCGTGGGACGTCATCTCGGTCTGCGCGGTGCTGTGGACGGTCAGCTCGGTGAAGATCTTCGAACTGATCCTGCTGTTCGGCGGGACGAGCAGCTCCTATCCGCCGGCCCAGAGCTGGAACACCGCGCTGTACGTGTACACACAGGCGTTCCCGCAGGCCACCACGCCCCGGCTCGGCATGGCCACGGCGGCCGCGCTGGTCAGCCTGCTGATGGTGACCGTGGTCACGGTGGTCATGCGGCGGCTGATGCGCCGCGAGCCCCTCGAGTACTGA